A region of the Chlamydia buteonis genome:
AGAAAATTGCTATTTTCTTAATCATACGTGTTGTCTCTGGAATCAGCTTTTTCTCAAAAAGATTTACACGAATAGAGACATTTCTTAACTCATCCTCTAAAATTCTTTGCTTTTCCACAGCTACTTCAGAGCGCACTTTATTAACTACAAACTCTCTAGAGTAAGCTACAAGAGTGTCTACCCAAATTGGGGTATCTAAAACAGAATAAGAAGATTCTGTTAAAACGATATTCTTTATTACAGGAACTTCGACCCCTGTAATGTTTTCGTATTCTTTTTCAACTCTCTCGATCTTAAAGCTATTTACTATAGCATCAACATAGAGAGGGACACTATAGAGCTCAGCAAAGGCATATATGCTTTCTCTAGATTCTTCATATGCTTGTATACTTTCACTGGCCTCTCGAATAGCATTGGTCACTTCTACTTGTAACAAGGCTTTTTTTAATTTTAACGTTGGTAAATATGTTTCCAGACGAGAAAGTTTTACCTTTTCTAAACGATAGGCGTTCTTTGTTAGCTTTACCTGTGAAGACATGACTTGGGCCAATACTTATTGATCAACTGTTCCTTTATTCCTACTTCTTCGGAATGGAAACTTTGAGCAAGAATTTTCCAACCAATATCCAAAGCTTCTTCTAAAGGAATATTTACTTCTAAACTCATTAATCGTGTTTCGAAAAGCTCTGCAAATGCTAATAACTTTTTATCCCAATTGGATAACTTAAAGCCCATGGACATTCTTTCATTAGCCTTCCTAGAATCTGCATAAAGCCGTATTAATGAATTCGCTAGATCTCCATGATCTTCTCTAGTCACCTTACCAATGACCAATTGTTTCAAACGAGATAAGGAACCGAAAGGATCAATACGATTATTTTTAAGGTAAAATTGCCCTTCTGTAATGAATCCTGTATTATCAGGAACAGGATGCGTAATATCATCACCAGGCATAGTAGTTACACTAATTAAGGTAATCGATCCACCCTGGGCTATATCCACAGCCTTTTCATAGCGCAAAGCAAGATCAGAATACAAAGACCCAGGATACCCACGGTTTGCAGGAATTTGGTCCATGGTAATAGCAATTTCTTTTAAAGCATCTGCAAATGCCGTCATATCTGTAAGTAAGACCAAAACATTTTTATTTTGATCTACGGCAAATTTTTCAGCGCATGCTAAGGCCATATCAGGAATCAATACACATTCTACAGGAGCATCTACAGCCTTATGAATAAACATTACACTTTTATCAGCAAAGCCTAACCTCTTAGACTCCTCGACAAAAAAGCTATAATCAACAAAGGTTAATCCCATGCCTCCAATAATTACGATATCCGCATCTGTTTGTGCCGCTATACGCATCAACAAGGCGTTGTGATTCTCACCTGAAGACGAGAAAATAGGAATTTTTTGTGATTTTACTAAACAATTGAATACATCAATCATAGGAATATTGGTGCGCACCATATCTCTAGGAACAACACGGCAAACAGGATTGAATGTAGGCGTTGATATTTCAATCGGATCACCAAAACACTCTCCCTCACCGTCAATAGGTTTACCTACCCCGTTCAAACGTCTACCTATTAAAGATTCTCCGTAAGTAACCTCCATAGAACGTCCTAAAAACACCACTCGGTCTCCTGTTGATAATCCAGAAGTCCCTCCAAAGACTTGTAGAGTCACCTTCTTAACATCGAAACGCAAAACCGAGGCATACGAAGATCTTCCATCTACTCTTTCTATTTCTGCTAATTCGCCTAAACGTGCTCCCTCAGCTTCTACGGTTATCAAGTTTCCTTTGATATCGGTAATTTTTGTATATATTGTCTGCATAACCTTTTACGCTGTTTATACCATCTTCGTCTCTAACAACCTAAGAACTAATTCCATTCCTTCCTTATATTCATCAGAAAGAAACTTATGTCCATTTAAGGTTTTGATTTTACTTTGCAATTCAAGGAAAAAACTTCTCGCATTGTCGGGGCTATCGAAATTAAATCTCGCATCAAAAATACGACTCATTAATGAAAATAACTCAATTTGCCGATCAAAGGGGCAATAACAATCCACAGCATCGAAAGCATTTTGTTGAAGGTAGCAGAAATCGTATAACTCAGATTTTAAGTAAATTTCCATATCCTCCATTGGAATCCCTTCTTCCCCAACCACTTCCATGCGTTTGCCAATTTCAGATCCTTCACGAAGAAAGTAATTAGCTTTTTTTACTGCTTCTCCCCACCCTTGGACCTTATCTTCTAGTATCTCTCCAACTTGATCTAAGTATTTTGACCATGAAATCATAGGGTCAATTGAAGGATAACGTCTCGCATCAGCACGAGACTTAGAAAGACCACAAAAGGCGCCCACTACTGATAAAGTAGCCTGAGTTACAGGTTCTTCAAAATTTCCTCCCGCAG
Encoded here:
- a CDS encoding V-type ATP synthase subunit B; translated protein: MQTIYTKITDIKGNLITVEAEGARLGELAEIERVDGRSSYASVLRFDVKKVTLQVFGGTSGLSTGDRVVFLGRSMEVTYGESLIGRRLNGVGKPIDGEGECFGDPIEISTPTFNPVCRVVPRDMVRTNIPMIDVFNCLVKSQKIPIFSSSGENHNALLMRIAAQTDADIVIIGGMGLTFVDYSFFVEESKRLGFADKSVMFIHKAVDAPVECVLIPDMALACAEKFAVDQNKNVLVLLTDMTAFADALKEIAITMDQIPANRGYPGSLYSDLALRYEKAVDIAQGGSITLISVTTMPGDDITHPVPDNTGFITEGQFYLKNNRIDPFGSLSRLKQLVIGKVTREDHGDLANSLIRLYADSRKANERMSMGFKLSNWDKKLLAFAELFETRLMSLEVNIPLEEALDIGWKILAQSFHSEEVGIKEQLINKYWPKSCLHR
- a CDS encoding V-type ATP synthase subunit D, which produces MSSQVKLTKNAYRLEKVKLSRLETYLPTLKLKKALLQVEVTNAIREASESIQAYEESRESIYAFAELYSVPLYVDAIVNSFKIERVEKEYENITGVEVPVIKNIVLTESSYSVLDTPIWVDTLVAYSREFVVNKVRSEVAVEKQRILEDELRNVSIRVNLFEKKLIPETTRMIKKIAIFLSDRSITDVGQVKMAKKKIQQRKEESECA